The following proteins are co-located in the Pomacea canaliculata isolate SZHN2017 linkage group LG10, ASM307304v1, whole genome shotgun sequence genome:
- the LOC112574393 gene encoding uncharacterized protein LOC112574393 isoform X2, producing MAVVFAASSQQPIQTTSSIDVEPMPVDLENGASSYWNKKVNRADKWEKICHELLVVHTELCAVPDRSQCICCGLNLPTIRCLDCGSNALFCEEDFVDRHKNAAFHSPEIWNGYCFVPYAANLPVFVHSNHKVPSCAKRTREISVIGMRGGPQLFTFEFCSCESDTVTLLRHRLWGSSPEIPSVAFKLDVMEWLRALVLECQVSVKGFVDALATRLSKIESMSSKEVNGVYQALVTDAFTMYMHHEYQLQQLQHIDPDLDDGTGCPACHVVKEDIEVNAKDPATDGSQLVLSENILKMEQAFTGKRK from the exons ATGGCCGTAG TTTTTGCTGCTTCCTCCCAACAACCGATCCAGACAACATCATCCATTGATGTTGAGCCTATGCCCGTAG ATCTTGAAAATGGAGCAAGCTCTTACTGGAACAAGAAAGTAAATCGTGCTGACAAATGGGAAAAGATATGCCACGAACTGCTGGTTGTGCACACTGAGCTGTGTGCTGTTCCAGATAGAAGCCAGTGTATCTGCTGTGGTTTAAATTTACCAACAATCCGCTGCTTGGATTGTGGCAGCAATGCACTATTCTGTGAGGAGGATTTTGTAGATCGTCACAAGAATGCTGCATTTCATAGTCCAGAAATATGGAAT GGATATTGTTTTGTGCCATATGCAGCCAACTTGCCTGTTTTTGTGCATAGCAATCACAAGGTACCATCTTGTGCAAAACGTACAAGGGAAATCAGTGTGATTGGAATGAGag GTGGCCCACAGCTGTTTACTTTTGAATTCTGCTCATGTGAGAGTGACACAGTCACACTACTACGCCATCGCCTTTGGGGTTCTTCCCCAGAAATACCATCTGTGGCATTTAAACTGGATGTCATGGAATGGTTGCGTGCATTAGTGCTTGAATGCCAGGTGTCAGTTAAGGGCTTTGTCGATGCATTGGCAACCCGACTTAGCAAGATAGAGAGCATGAGCAGCAAGGAG GTTAATGGAGTATATCAGGCCCTAGTTACTGATGCATTTACAATGTACATGCACCATGAATACCAGTTGCAGCAGCTGCAACACATTGATCCAGATCTTGATGATGGAACTGGTTGTCCTGCCTGCCAT GTGGTCAAAGAAGACATTGAGGTTAATGCAAAAGACCCTGCAACTGATGGAAGTCAGCTAGTGTTGTCTGAAAAT ATCTTGAAAATGGAGCAAGCTTTTactggaaaaagaaagtaa
- the LOC112574393 gene encoding uncharacterized protein LOC112574393 isoform X1, with product MSYFKIRQKKKKQPAKIVKIYNNLTGRWVTLKENKGKKKDTVSAAPSQPDTVIAASVQQPIPTTSSIDVEPMAVVFAASSQQPIQTTSSIDVEPMPVDLENGASSYWNKKVNRADKWEKICHELLVVHTELCAVPDRSQCICCGLNLPTIRCLDCGSNALFCEEDFVDRHKNAAFHSPEIWNGYCFVPYAANLPVFVHSNHKVPSCAKRTREISVIGMRGGPQLFTFEFCSCESDTVTLLRHRLWGSSPEIPSVAFKLDVMEWLRALVLECQVSVKGFVDALATRLSKIESMSSKEVNGVYQALVTDAFTMYMHHEYQLQQLQHIDPDLDDGTGCPACHVVKEDIEVNAKDPATDGSQLVLSENILKMEQAFTGKRK from the exons AAAGATAGTGAAGATTTACAACAACTTGACAGGGCGATGGGTAACCCTTAAAGAGaataagggaaagaaaaaagacacagTTTCTGCTGCTCCCTCCCAGCCAGACACAGTTATTGCTGCTTCCGTCCAGCAACCGATCCCGACAACATCATCCATCGATGTTGAGCCTATGGCCGTAG TTTTTGCTGCTTCCTCCCAACAACCGATCCAGACAACATCATCCATTGATGTTGAGCCTATGCCCGTAG ATCTTGAAAATGGAGCAAGCTCTTACTGGAACAAGAAAGTAAATCGTGCTGACAAATGGGAAAAGATATGCCACGAACTGCTGGTTGTGCACACTGAGCTGTGTGCTGTTCCAGATAGAAGCCAGTGTATCTGCTGTGGTTTAAATTTACCAACAATCCGCTGCTTGGATTGTGGCAGCAATGCACTATTCTGTGAGGAGGATTTTGTAGATCGTCACAAGAATGCTGCATTTCATAGTCCAGAAATATGGAAT GGATATTGTTTTGTGCCATATGCAGCCAACTTGCCTGTTTTTGTGCATAGCAATCACAAGGTACCATCTTGTGCAAAACGTACAAGGGAAATCAGTGTGATTGGAATGAGag GTGGCCCACAGCTGTTTACTTTTGAATTCTGCTCATGTGAGAGTGACACAGTCACACTACTACGCCATCGCCTTTGGGGTTCTTCCCCAGAAATACCATCTGTGGCATTTAAACTGGATGTCATGGAATGGTTGCGTGCATTAGTGCTTGAATGCCAGGTGTCAGTTAAGGGCTTTGTCGATGCATTGGCAACCCGACTTAGCAAGATAGAGAGCATGAGCAGCAAGGAG GTTAATGGAGTATATCAGGCCCTAGTTACTGATGCATTTACAATGTACATGCACCATGAATACCAGTTGCAGCAGCTGCAACACATTGATCCAGATCTTGATGATGGAACTGGTTGTCCTGCCTGCCAT GTGGTCAAAGAAGACATTGAGGTTAATGCAAAAGACCCTGCAACTGATGGAAGTCAGCTAGTGTTGTCTGAAAAT ATCTTGAAAATGGAGCAAGCTTTTactggaaaaagaaagtaa